GTTATCGTGACGAAAAATACCTCCATTTAAAAATCTATGACCTTCCGTTTCTCAACATCAGAAAAGAGCTATAGTACGCAATTCCGAGAAGAACCGTTTCTTCAGTGCATCTTGATCTATAGTCAAAAAATTAAAAAAGATCGACAATCATTACGATACCGCAGCTCGGATGGCTCCATGCTCTTCGTATTGACTCATTACCCTCCAGTTCGCTATATTCTCCACATGAGAACGCTGTTTCGGTTCCGTATCGTATCCGTGGACGGGGATCCAAACTGACTGAAAAGCGATTTCTTATCAATTTACTAGGCTATGACAAACGGAGTACCTCATGAAGAATATATGGAGAATCAGGATGAAGAGATCCATCGTATTTTGTCGTTTGCGCCTGCTTCTGGTCGGCGTTGTTTTTGTTTTGATCGGCGCGATGGAAACGGCCTTTTCTGAATTCTATGTTATCGGCGGAGGGGGTGGATCCTCCATCAAGAAAGTGGGCCCGCAAGTCATGACCGGAAACACCACATCAGCCGTTCTGGAAATTGTCCAATCCGGCACCGGTGACGGCTTAAAAGTCGACACTGCGTCAACCACGGTAGGCAATGCAGCGGTTCATGGGGTGGCGGTTCCGTCGGGTATCACCATCAATAGTTACAGCGGAGTGCAGGGGGAATCGCTGAACGGACGGGGCGTGGTAGGTATTAGCAGTACGTCAGATGGGCTGCTCGGGTTTAGCGATTCCGGGAGCGGGGTCTATGGACAAAGCATCAGCGGCTATGGGGTTCAGGCATACAGCAAAAGCAACGCCGCAGTCAAAGCCATCGGCGGCTACATGGAGGCCGATGCCTACCGTTTTAATGCCCCCCGAACGAACTATTGGAGCCTTAGCGGCGACAACTTCCGCCCCCGCTCCATTAATTCGGCAACGTATTTTGTCTCGGGCACCGCAAATGCCGGGGCCTATTTCTCTACAGCCAACACGGCTGACGACGATCTTATGGCACCCCTGCATCTGCCACACGGGGCTACCATTAAAAGGTTTGAAGCCCACTTCTATGATACGGTCGCCACCAATAACTTAACCGCCAGCATCATCGTGCATAACAAGACTGGCTTATATATCACCACGTCGCTGGGACAGGTTGATTCCAGCGGGATCAGCGGCACCGGCAGCCGTAGCAATACTGTTTCTTACGCCGTCAGCAACAGTAATTTCTTCTACGAAATCTATGTGCGTCCCACAAGCAACAAATGGGAGACGGCAGGATCCAACCTCCGCATCATCGGGGTTACCGTCACCTATACCACAAGCGAAGCGTATTGACGGTCAAAATGGACTATCGACGGTGATCGCAGGCTGCTGAAAGCGGCTGACGATAGGGGCAATGACGCCCTGCGAGCTTTTTGGATTCAGAATGTATCGAAAAATTCGCGAATCATAATTATGGATAGATTCACTCAATTCTTAAAAAAACACTTTGGGCTCCATCGCTTCTTTCTGCGATTTTGCGTCAATTGAAACGCAGATCCGTGCGTGACCTCCATGTGAAAATTCCTAACGACCCCGCCCTTCTTCGGGTAGCTCTATAACACTATCCCAGATGTCTTCCGCCAGTTGGATACGTTCTGATTACCTTTTCGGCGTAAAGAGTTACCGTCTGCTCAACATCTTTCCATCCAGCTAAACCGAGAGGGTGCGTTGAAATTATTCCATCAATTTGAGAGTTCTTTCATTTTGGACTGTCAAAATCAAAAGATGAAGGACAGTAGCCGATTTTCTTTTTGCCCGCGCGCACGCAGGCGTGGGGCTGGCCGGATGCCATCCCGGTTCCGGGCGACTACGACGGCGACGGCAAAGCGGATTGCGCGGTCTACTGGCCGGAGACCGGCTGGTGGAATATTCTCCAGTCGAGCGATGGACAGAACCGCGCGCAAAACTGGGGTTGGACCGATGCCTAGCCGGTGGCGGCAGACTACGATGGCGACGAAAAATTCGACATCACCGTCTATGCGCCGGAAGCGGGCTACTGGTACATCTGGCAGAGCATGAGCTGGTCGTCACGCATCCAGCCGTGGGGCTGGAACGAAGCAGATCCGGTGAACGTGCAGTAGCATTGCTCGTGATGGTTATTAACGCAGTGGCTTGTGCGTACCCCCGTCGTCTACTGGGCTTCGTTCAGTGCTTCGCGTTGCCGCCTCGTAGCGTGGACATTGCTGTCAGCGTACTTGATGTGGTTTGCTGTGAACTGATTACGCGCGGGTTGTCATGAGGGATACAGCGCCAACACCAAAAATCACCGGTGCTCAAATGCCCATCAATAGGGTTGTAATCTGGCCACCAACGATCAAAACACGCCCAAAATGATTCCATCCACTGTGGCGAGGCCTTGCAACCCGCGCTCGCGTCGCTTCCGCGCATCTTTTGACATAAATGGGACTGTTCGTTTCTTGTTGTGGGTGATGGAGGAAAATGTGCCGCGCGCAAGGCATGTGCTGCACGCGCTTGAACCGTGTGCACCAGAAAGCTGCGGCGTCGCTTGGCGTCAGCGGGCTTTGCGGGCGATGGCGATGAGATCCGATGTGGTGCGCACGCCCAGCTTTTCCATGAGGCGGGCTTTGTAGGTGCCGATGGTTTTATGGCTGATACCGAGGCGTTCGCCGATGGTTTTGTTGCAGCAGGTTCCAGCCATCGCCGTCTTTCAGGTTCAGATCGAGTACCAGAACGTCGGGAAGCGGCCCGGTTTGCAGGTGTACAAGCGTTTCGTGGTATCCTCCAGATTCGCCGCATACGTGCATGTCGGCTTCGGCGTTGATGGCATCGCACAGGCCTTTGCGAATCAGCGGGTGGTCATCTACCACGAAGATGTTGGATGGGTTCATAGGGCGGTTCCTTCCAGGGGGATGATGAGTTCAACGATGGTTTGGTTCTGGTCGTTTCGGCGGATAGACCATTCGGCTCCGAGCAGCTGGGCTCTCATGCGCATTTGTTTCATGCCGAGTCCTTCGGGCCATTGATCGGGTTCCGGCAAGGGGATGCCGTCGTTACTGACGGAAATGACCAGTTGGTGCGGTTCGCGCACCAGGTCGATCCAGAGGTGTTGGGTGCGTCCGTGTTTAACGGCGTTGGCGACGGCGAGGACATTACGAACGTGACGGTTTGCGGCGCGGCGGTGTCAGCTGTCAGTCAATCCAGCACGCAAGTCGTGGTGACGGTCGGACAGGCATTGAGCGGTGGCCTTGGCGATGTGCGCGTTTATTCCGTCAGCATCGGCGAAACAGTGCGCTCGAATGCCTTCCTGTACCAGGGTCCCGGCATGCAGGTACTGGGCACGAACGGTGCGGTTATGGCGAGTGGCGCCGCTGTCTCGCTGGCGAACGGCACCCGCTTCCGTCCGCTACTGGCGGGCGAGTCGCTCACCAACACCTTCAGTATAACAGAATGAGGACAGGCATGATCTATTCTTGACAAGTTGTCCGGGGTGTGTTTCTTTGCTCGAAAAGGAGGTGTGAAATGACATTG
This genomic stretch from Spartobacteria bacterium harbors:
- a CDS encoding response regulator transcription factor; the encoded protein is MNPSNIFVVDDHPLIRKGLCDAINAEADMHVCGESGGYHETLVHLQTGPLPDVLVLDLNLKDGDGWNLLQQNHRRTPRYQP
- a CDS encoding response regulator transcription factor — its product is MAGTCCNKTIGERLGISHKTIGTYKARLMEKLGVRTTSDLIAIARKAR